A stretch of the Pan paniscus chromosome 2, NHGRI_mPanPan1-v2.0_pri, whole genome shotgun sequence genome encodes the following:
- the LOC100971597 gene encoding olfactory receptor 5H1, translated as MEEENATLLTEFVLTGFLYQPQWKIPLFLAFLVIYLITIMGNLGLIAVIWKDPHLHIPMYLLLGNLAFVDAWISSTVTPKMLNNFLAKNKMITLSECKIQFFSFAISVTTECFLLATMAYDRYVAICKPLLYPAIMTNGLCIRLLILSYVGGLLHALIHEGFLFILTFCNSNIVHHIYCDIIPLSKISCTDSSINFLMVFIFSGSIQVFSIVTILVSYTFVLFTILKKKSDKGVRKAFSTCGAHLFSVSLYYGPLLFIYVGPASPQADDQDMVEPLFYTVIIPLLNPIIYSLRNKQVTVSFTKMLKKTC; from the coding sequence ATGGAAGAGGAAAATGCAACATTGCTTACAGAGTTTGTTCTCACGGGATTTTTATATCAACCACAGTGGAAAATACCCCTGTTCCTGGCATTCTTGGTAATATATCTCATCACCATCATGGGGAATCTTGGTCTGATTGCTGTCATCTGGAAAGACCCTCACCTTCATATCCCAATGTACTTACTCCTCGGGAATTTAGCTTTTGTGGATGCTTGGATATCATCCACAGTGACCCCAAAGATGCTGAATAACTTCTTAGCTAAGAATAAGATGATAACTCTCTCTGAATGCAAGATACAGTTTTTTTCGTTTGCAATCAGTGTAACCACAGAATGTTTTCTCTTGGCAACGATGGCATATGATCGCTATGTAGCCATATGCAAACCTTTACTTTATCCAGCCATTATGACAAATGGACTATGCATCCGGCTATTAATCTTGTCATATGTAGGTGGTCTTCTTCATGCTTTAATCCATGAAGGATTTTTATTCATACTAACCTTCTGTAACTCCAACATAGTACATCACATTTACTGTGACATTATCCCATTGTCTAAGATTTCTTGTACTGAttcttctattaattttctaatggtttttattttctcaggtTCAATTCAGGTATTCAGCATTGTGACTATTCTTGTATCTTACACATTTGTTCTCTTcacaatcttaaaaaagaaatctgataaAGGTGTAAGGAAAGCCTTTTCCACCTGTGGAGCccatctcttctctgtctctttataCTATGGACCCCTTCTCTTCATTTATGTGGGCCCTGCATCTCCGCAAGCAGATGATCAAGATATGGTGGAGCCTCTATTCTACACTGTCATCATTCCTTTGTTAAATCCTATCATCTACAGTCTGAGAAATAAGCAAGTCACAGTTTCattcacaaaaatgttaaaaaaaacatGTTGA
- the LOC100971931 gene encoding LOW QUALITY PROTEIN: olfactory receptor 5H14 (The sequence of the model RefSeq protein was modified relative to this genomic sequence to represent the inferred CDS: substituted 1 base at 1 genomic stop codon), with the protein MEEENATLLTEFVLTGFLYQPQWKIPLFLAFLVIXLITIMGNLGLIAVIWKDPHLHIPMYLLLGNLAFVDALLSSTVTPKMLINFLAKSKMISLSECKIQFFSFAIGVTTECFLLATMAYDRYVAICKPLLYPVIMTNGLRIRLLVLSFLGGLLHALIHESFLYRLTFCSSNIIQHFYCDIIPLLKISCTDSSINFLMVFIFAGSIQVFTIGTVLISYIFVLYTILKKKSVKGIRKAFSTCGAHLLSVSLYYGPLAFMYVGSASPQADDQDMMESLFYTVIVPLLNPMIYSLRNKQVIASFTKMFKRNDV; encoded by the coding sequence ATGGAAGAGGAAAATGCAACATTGCTGACAGAGTTTGTTCTCACAGGATTTTTATATCAACCACAGTGGAAAATACCCCTGTTCCTGGCATTCTTGGTAATATAGCTCATCACCATCATGGGGAATCTTGGTCTGATTGCTGTCATCTGGAAAGACCCTCACCTTCATATCCCAATGTACTTACTCCTCGGGAATTTAGCTTTTGTGGATGCTTTGTTATCATCCACAGTGACTCCAAAGATGCTGATCAACTTCTTAGCTAAGAGTAAGATGATATCTCTCTCTGAATGCAagatacaatttttttcctttgcaattgGTGTAACCACAGAATGTTTTCTCTTGGCAACAATGGCATATGATCGCTATGTAGCCATATGCAAACCTTTACTTTATCCAGTCATTATGACCAATGGACTACGCATCCGGCTATTAGTCTTGTCATTTCTAGGTGGTCTTCTTCATGCTTTAATTCATGAAAGTTTTTTATACAGATTAACCTTCTGTAGTTCCAACATAATACAACACTTTTACTGTGACATTATCCCATTGTTAAAGATTTCTTGTACTGATTCCTCTATTAACTTtctaatggtttttatttttgcaggttCAATTCAAGTTTTCACCATTGGGACTGTTCTTATATCTTACATATTTGTCCTCTatacaatcttgaaaaagaagtcTGTCAAAGGTATAAGAAAAGCCTTCTCCACCTGTGGAGCTCATCTCTTATCTGTATCTTTATACTATGGGCCCCTCGCCTTCATGTATGTGGGCTCTGCATCCCCACAGGCTGATGACCAAGATATGATGGAGTCTCTATTTTACACTGTCATAGTTCCTTTATTAAATCCCATGatctacagcctgagaaacaagCAAGTAATAGCTTCATTCACAAAAATGTTCAAAAGAAATGATGTTTAG